CGCCCGCGAGCACGGCCTGTCCTACAGCCGTCTGATCCACGGCCTGTCGCTGGCCGGCATCGAGATCAACCGCAAGATCCTGGCCGACCTGGCCGTGCGCGAGAAGGAAAGCTTCGCCGAGCTGGCCAAGCTGGCCAAGGCCAAGCTGGTCTAAGGCCGCGCCGCCATGTCGTCCGACAAAAGCGCCGTCACCGGCATACTGGACGAGTTGAACCGCCTGGTCGGGGAGTGCGAAAGCGCCCTCGGCCAGGCGTCTTCGCTTGACGCGGTCGAGGCCGCCCGCGTCGAGTTCCTGGGCCGCAAGGGCCGCCTGGCCCAGGCCATGTCCGCCATGGCTTCCCTGCCCGGCGAGGACAAGCCCGCGGTGGGCAAGGCCGCCAACGAGGCCAAGGCCCGCCTGAACGAGCTCCTCGACGAGGCGCAGCAGGCGCGCAAGCGCGCCGCCGCCGCCGCGGCCTACGCCGATTTCGACCCCACTGTGCCCGGCCGCGCGCCGCTCCCCGGCTCGCTGCATCCCGTGACCCTGGCCATGGAAGAGGTCGCCACCATCTTCCAGCGCCTGGGCTTCGAGGTCGTGGCCGGTCCGGAGGTGGAGAACGACTGGAACAACTTCGAGGCCCTGAACATGCCGCCGGACCATCCGGCCCGCGACATGCAGGACACGCTGTACGTCACCGACTCCATCCTCCTGCGCACGCACACCTCGCCGCTGCAGGTCCGCACCATGCTGGCCAAGAAGCCGCCGGTGGCGATCATC
The window above is part of the Desulfovibrio sp. X2 genome. Proteins encoded here:
- the pheS gene encoding phenylalanine--tRNA ligase subunit alpha, producing the protein MSSDKSAVTGILDELNRLVGECESALGQASSLDAVEAARVEFLGRKGRLAQAMSAMASLPGEDKPAVGKAANEAKARLNELLDEAQQARKRAAAAAAYADFDPTVPGRAPLPGSLHPVTLAMEEVATIFQRLGFEVVAGPEVENDWNNFEALNMPPDHPARDMQDTLYVTDSILLRTHTSPLQVRTMLAKKPPVAIIAPGKVYRRDSDLTHTPMFHQIEGLLVDTRTSMGDLRGVLAHMCRKLFGEDTRTRFRPSFFPFTEPSSEVDITCSICKGEGSCKGSPCRVCKGTGWIEILGCGMVDPNVFASVGYDPEKYVGWAFGMGVERIAMLKYGIGDLRMFFENDLRFLGQFC